A single genomic interval of Cellvibrio sp. PSBB023 harbors:
- a CDS encoding ATP-binding protein encodes MKRLSDQELLALLVSLEADNVERKESFKGDVPKKARQAICAFANDLPDHRDVGVLFIGAKDNGEPSGIEITDQLLLSLSDIKSDGNILPMPVMSVEKRNLNGADMAVVTVMPSDMPPVKYEGRIWIRTGPRRSIANEQEERILNEKRRYKNLPFDLYPVPTAKITDLSKNIFLNEYLPAAFAEDILEANGRTYEERLASCKMIVSPDDTTPTVMGVLALGKTPQDFLPGAYIQFLRIDGVELADPVIDAEEIGGAFVDMLRKAEEKLNAHNRVAIDIVSAATHIATLPYPPASIQQILYNAVLHRTYESTNSPVRFYWFNDRIEITSPGGPYGNVTVDNFGRPGVTDYRNPNIGDALKTFGFIQAFGRGIATATRELQKNGNPELAYEVNQGFVSCVIRGKS; translated from the coding sequence ATGAAAAGACTTTCTGATCAGGAACTGTTGGCTTTATTGGTCTCATTGGAGGCTGATAATGTTGAGCGTAAGGAATCTTTTAAAGGCGATGTCCCAAAAAAAGCCCGTCAAGCTATCTGTGCCTTTGCTAATGATTTACCTGATCATCGTGATGTAGGGGTTTTATTTATTGGTGCGAAAGATAATGGCGAACCATCAGGCATCGAAATAACTGATCAACTCTTACTATCATTGTCTGATATTAAGTCGGATGGAAATATTTTGCCGATGCCTGTTATGTCGGTTGAAAAGCGTAATCTTAACGGTGCTGATATGGCTGTCGTTACGGTGATGCCATCAGATATGCCCCCAGTAAAATATGAAGGACGAATCTGGATTCGTACTGGACCTAGGCGTTCAATAGCAAATGAACAGGAGGAGCGTATCCTTAACGAAAAAAGGCGGTATAAAAATTTACCTTTTGACCTTTATCCGGTTCCCACTGCAAAAATTACCGATCTTTCAAAAAATATTTTTTTGAACGAATATTTACCTGCAGCATTTGCCGAAGACATATTGGAAGCTAATGGCAGAACCTATGAGGAGCGATTGGCATCTTGCAAAATGATTGTATCTCCTGATGATACAACGCCAACTGTAATGGGGGTTCTAGCATTAGGGAAAACACCGCAAGATTTTTTGCCTGGTGCTTATATTCAGTTTTTACGCATTGATGGTGTTGAACTTGCTGATCCAGTGATTGATGCTGAAGAGATTGGTGGGGCCTTCGTTGATATGTTGCGCAAAGCTGAAGAAAAGTTGAATGCACACAACAGAGTAGCGATAGATATAGTGTCGGCAGCAACACATATAGCCACTTTGCCATATCCGCCAGCATCAATTCAGCAAATCCTTTATAACGCGGTCTTGCATCGTACCTATGAAAGCACCAACTCGCCCGTGAGATTTTATTGGTTTAATGATCGTATCGAAATTACTAGCCCTGGTGGTCCATACGGAAATGTCACTGTAGATAATTTTGGGCGTCCAGGTGTTACGGATTATCGCAATCCTAATATTGGTGATGCCCTGAAAACATTTGGTTTTATCCAGGCATTTGGGCGAGGTATAGCTACAGCCACACGTGAGCTTCAAAAAAATGGAAATCCAGAGCTCGCATATGAAGTTAATCAAGGTTTCGTATCTTGCGTGATTAGAGGTAAGTCATGA